The following proteins come from a genomic window of Leopardus geoffroyi isolate Oge1 chromosome A3, O.geoffroyi_Oge1_pat1.0, whole genome shotgun sequence:
- the LOC123581125 gene encoding uncharacterized protein LOC123581125 produces MESFLSEDIGSMIHNKAIERIISPMTVQLCYLIISLEKKDMENEAFACLEKMAEELAQASEDFVQVAKRLAGDSEEEWLWEEMRPTAESLVLSGRNIVLVAQKLHLQPACQSHQEELVTTAQQILVDTTKVLLLEDAAMARKIVRAAGWCLTCLDALEDADDAASLRGPFADLAAALLRLGRLTARGPGERLDHAGRLLRGCVPALLEAVRGHLQRPCDPQLAASQRHTLAQTRKTLGELLALLEPSAAAPAASAHTGALTWRLRRLRELLSAPGHERMRGGPLDALLAAVVWHCMRLAACSAPPERLRLVARCGQLLELRSAGRLGRIDRHPGEGRASRSLEPGQECAELQAATEALCQGVRSGLLHQILDTFTDTQSPLQRLVQAALATRPVSSLCDGQALPKNLQLFLAAFRDQAKQMLRVAHLVLVCCPRQQTGKDMEVTMAGLWGLVVRVQQLFSQSPQGSGLDWSPAALQALLQAWTRASEGLLACFDDVLNIPEFLSVSIQEMTKHLDFFRWALRKGDSRDFPQLVAYLQGRATHIVQVMSRYVDQDRDPIFRNGLRVLIQQLEQSSLFLSAAAECCLGGDSAQDTEVFLTMAKHLICSAQSIQEGLDGTNHPDILSPLRDQVQRFDTAKEQPYFILPSLQDSTTPELEHQGEPGLGESNSGISYPLRNNLSHPLIPDMHLQSGDPPLPAISKFIVAVDSQSHQAVTTGSTNLQEQNAAVDAAQEALPGERPLGSEGMPGLQEIPTLTPSIVDLGTETEPCTTARTGGLPEVALQLSGRPRETRQGLVARAGDWYPLCQQLFCHNPAGDLLGNMAVFMELQQNLASMVQLAAKSEPVDWGKKDPDSAGRPEALLQMQGRLEEVQTHAKQLLDKVLAFDSLQAPTSWDESFEDGCLRWSVAVQDLLQCMERLSRRQGLFLLPLRRAVKDQQGLQEELAQAAAVSQRLLEAARLSGLLCGDAQIKCEVSFLCREIHVLTDALLDVAQILASSPKPSPSLSTRFELLCLELSFQAKALTGHLSIINADYEHVFQDAFYPRLSVCKEPQARPESSLERMVSGIQAAQGIVAGSQESGPCQEDLLRALESIFVLTQEVAQRVPVLQEHSEEWRMHTLDWLQWEWAAKAHHAMAQLQAWKGGHTKAWALLAQCLKPSDETAVMKPRDEQASAQPQLHCEEGASGAVAVGSVDSRGAAPKDTPGNSGGACTVDPDVTGTIAADLDTEQPHSPAPASTGPLAWLGPEPDHLLQEDGGVEGGSRIIQITREMATEVLLMAQSLRRRGPVLTKDQLITSARKIATSGQKFARLIRIIAKNCIDQRCSQELLCVVDQIQTMSNQLRIISSVKASLARSRSSEELLLENAQQLLRAVSKTVRTTEAASLRGLRQPSSDPEELEVAAFCVQWRRKLLRHRLRETSNLDYDELGLRKTSTEGPPTLAALVPEAF; encoded by the exons GCTGGCAGGAGACTCTGAGGAGGAGTGGCTCTGGGAGGAAATGAGGCCTACTGCTGAGTCTCTGGTCCTGTCTGGGAGGAACATCGTGCTGGTGGCTCAGAAGCTCCATCTTCAGCCGGCATGTCAAAGCCACCAGGAGGAGCTAGTGACTACAGCTCAGCAGATCCTGGTGGACACCACAAAG GTCCTGCTCCTAGAAGACGCCGCGATGGCGAGGAAGATAGTGCGGGCGGCGGGTTGGTGCCTGACCTGCCTGGACGCCCTGGAGGACGCGGACGACGCGGCCTCGCTGCGCGGCCCCTTCGCCGACCTGGCCGCCGCGCTGCTACGCCTGGGCCGCCTGACTGCGCGCGGGCCCGGGGAGCGCCTGGACCACGCCGGCCGCCTGCTGCGGGGCTGTGTCCCCGCGCTGCTCGAGGCCGTCCGCGGCCACCTGCAGCGCCCTTGCGACCCGCAGCTGGCCGCTTCCCAGCGCCACACTTTGGCCCAGACCAGGAAGACCCTAGGCGAGCTGCTGGCGCTGCTGGAGCCCAGCGCCGCGGCCCCAGCGGCCAGCGCCCACACCGGCGCGCTCACCTGGCGCCTGCGGCGGCTGCGCGAGCTTCTGTCGGCGCCCGGGCACGAGCGCATGCGCGGCGGCCCTCTAGACGCCCTGTTGGCGGCCGTAGTGTGGCACTGCATGCGTCTGGCCGCTTGCTCCGCACCGCCGGAAAGGCTGCGCCTGGTGGCCCGCTGCGGCCAGCTGCTGGAGCTGCGGAGCGCCGGGCGCCTGGGTCGGATCGACAGGCATCCGGGAGAAGGCCGGGCCTCCAGGAGCCTGGAACCCGGGCAGGAGTGTGCGGAGCTGCAGGCCGCCACTGAGGCCCTGTGCCAAGGAGTCCGCTCTGGGCTGCTGCACCAGATCCTGGACACGTTCACTGACACGCAAAGCCCTCTTCAACGACTGGTCCAGGCCGCCTTGGCCACTCGCCCAGTCAGCTCCCTGTGCGATGGCCAGGCCTTGCCAAAGAATCTCCAgcttttccttgctgctttccgTGACCAGGCCAAGCAGATGCTCAGAGTGGCTCACTTGGTCTTGGTTTGCTGCCCTCGACAACAAACTGGCAAAGACATGGAGGTCACCATGGCAGGCCTTTGGGGGCTTGTGGTCAGAGTGCAGCAACTTTTCTCACAAAGTCCCCAAGGATCTGGTCTGGACTGGAGCCCAGCTGCCTTGCAGGCCCTGCTTCAGGCATGGACCAGGGCATCAGAAGGCCTGTTGGCATGTTTTGATGATGTTCTCAATATTCCTGAGTTCCTGAGTGTGTCCATTCAAGAAATGACCAAGCACTTGGACTTCTTTAGATGGGCTTTGAGAAAGGGAGATTCCAGAGACTTTCCCCAACTTGTGGCATATTTACAGGGTCGGGCCACTCACATAGTGCAGGTGATGAGCAGGTATGTGGACCAAGATCGAGATCCCATTTTCCGGAATGGCCTGAGAGTCTTGATCCAGCAGCTGGAGCAGTCTTCCCTGTTCCTGAGTGCAGCTGCTGAGTGCTGTTTGGGTGGGGACAGTGCTCAGGACACAGAGGTATTTTTAACCATGGCAAAACATCTGATCTGTTCAGCCCAGAGCATCCAAGAAGGGCTGGATGGGACTAACCACCCAGATATCCTCAGCCCGCTTCGGGACCAAGTCCAAAGGTTTGACACTGCTAAGGAACAACCTTATTTTATtctccccagcctccaggactcCACAACTCCTGAACTGGAACACCAGGGAGAACCTGGGTTGGGGGAAAGCAATTCAGGCATCTCCTATCCACTGAGGAACAATCTTTCCCACCCTTTGATTCCTGACATGCATCTACAGAGTGGGGACCCTCCACTACCAGCCATCAGCAAATTCATCGTTGCTGTAGACAGCCAGAGCCACCAGGCAGTGACCACAGGTAGCACCAACCTGCAGGAACAAAATGCCGCTGTGGATGCAGCTCAAGAGGCCTTGCCTGGGGAAAGACCACTGGGGTCAGAGGGGATGCCTGGGCTCCAAGAAATCCCAACACTAACACCTTCTATTGTTGACCTAGGAACAGAGACAGAACCTTGCACGACTGCTAGAACCGGTGGGCTTCCGGAAGTGGCTCTCCAGCTGTCTGGGAGACCGAGGGAAACCAGGCAGGGCTTGGTAGCCAGGGCTGGTGACTGGTACCCTCTGTGTCAACAGCTCTTTTGTCACAACCCAGCAGGTGATCTTCTAGGGAACATGGCAGTGTTCATGGAGCTGCAGCAGAATTTGGCCTCAATGGTTCAACTAGCAGCCAAAAGTGAGCCTGTGGATTGGGGTAAGAAGGACCCTGACTCAGCTGGGCGTCCAGAAGCACTTTTACAAATGCAAGGCAGATTGGAGGAGGTGCAGACCCATGCTAAACAGCTGTTGGACAAGGTTCTGGCTTTCGATAGCCTCCAAGCCCCTACGTCATGGGACGAAAGCTTTGAGGATGGGTGCCTTCGATGGTCGGTGGCTGTCCAAGACCTGCTCCAGTGCATGGAGAGACTCAGCAGGAGACAAGGCCTGTTCTTACTGCCCCTGCGGCGGGCCGTGAAGGACCAGCAGGGACTGCAGGAAGAGTTGGCCCAGGCAGCAGCTGTTTCTCAGAGGCTACTAGAGGCTGCCAGGCTGTCTGGCCTCCTGTGTGGGGACGCGCAGATAAAATGTGAGGTCTCATTTTTGTGCAGGGAAATCCATGTGCTCACAGATGCTCTGCTGGATGTGGCACAGATCCTGGCCTCCTCCCCCAAACCATCTCCCAGTCTGTCCACACGCTTTGAACTCCTCTGCTTGGAGCTCTCCTTTCAAGCCAAGGCCCTCACTGGCCACCTCAGCATCATCAACGCAGACTATGAACATGTCTTCCAAGATGCCTTCTATCCAAGGCTCTCTGTCTGTAAAGAACCTCAGGCTAGGCCAGAAAGCTCCCTGGAAAGAATGGTGTCTGGTATCCAAGCTGCACAGGGAATTGTGGCAGGAAGTCAAGAGTCTGGGCCCTGCCAGGAGGACCTTCTTAGGGCTCTGGAGAGCATTTTTGTCCTCACCCAGGAGGTGGCCCAGAGGGTCCCAGTGCTCCAAGAACACTCAGAGGAGTGGAGAATGCACACCCTGGACTGGCTTCAGTGGGAGTGGGCAGCCAAAGCCCATCATGCCATGGCCCAGCTCCAGGCCTGGAAAGGTGGTCACACCAAGGCCTGGGCACTCTTGGCCCAGTGCCTGAAGCCCAGTGATGAGACAGCAGTGATGAAGCCCAGGGATGAACAGgcctctgcccagccccagctccaCTGTGAGGAGGGTGCCTCAGGAGCTGTTGCAGTGGGCAGTGTGGATTCTCGGGGTGCTGCCCCAAAAGACACCCCAGGGAACTCAGGGGGGGCCTGCACTGTGGACCCAGACGTCACTGGAACAATTGCAGCAGACCTGGACACG GAGCAGCCGCACAGCCCAGCACCTGCCTCCACAGGCCCACTGGCCTGGCTGGGCCCTGAGCCGGACCACCTGCTCCAGGAGGATGGCGGCGTGGAAGGGGGGAGCAGGATCATCCAGATTACCCGAGAGATGGCTACAGAGGTgctcctgatggctcagagtctgagGAGGAGAGGACCCGTCTTG ACCAAAGATCAGCTCATTACCTCTGCTAGGAAAATCGCGACTTCTGGACAAAAGTTCGCCAGACTTATCCGCATCATCGCCAAGAACTGCATAGATCAAAGGTGTTCCCAGGAGCTTTTGTGTGTGGTAGACCAGATTCAAACAATGAGCAACCAGCTCCGCATCATCTCCAG TGTAAAGGCCTCTCTGGCAAGAAGCAGGTCCTCTGAAGAGCTCCTGCTGGAAAATGCTCAACAGCTCCTCCGGGCCGTGTCCAAGACCGTGAGGACCACAGAAGCTGCAAGTCTGCGG ggcTTGAGACAGCCTTCCTCAGATCCAGAAGAACTGGAAGTTGCTGCCTTCTGTGTGCAGTGGAGAAGAAAACTGCTAAGGCACAGACTTCGAGAAACTTCAAACCTGGACTATGATGAGCTGGGCCTGCGAAAAACAAGCACAGAAGGGCCCCCAACATTAGCAGCCCTGGTTCCAGAAGCATTCTAA